DNA from Pelagibacterium nitratireducens:
AGATGTCGGGCCTGTCTAAATCATTTTTGTTGGCATTGGAAATAGAGCGGGAACGTCTTTCCTTCGTCCGCACTTGCCATCACTATGAACGAACAGAACAGGGGATGGTTCATGGACGAGATTTCCACTTCGATCGAAGGGGCATGCGGGGTCATCCGGCTAACGCGGCCCAAAGCGATCAACGCGCTGAGTGCCGACATGATCGGGGCGGTGCGCTATGCGCTCGACGAATGGGATGAAAACGAAGACGTGCGCGCCGTTCTGATCGAAGGCGAGGGCGAAAAGGGGCTTTGCGCGGGCGGGGATGTGCGCAGGACCCGCGAGATGGCCATGGCGGGGGAGACACGGACGGTCTTTTCGTTTTTTGCCGACGAATACGACATGAACGGGCTGATCGCGACCTATCGCAAACCCATCGTTGCCTTCCAGCACGGCATTGTCATGGGCGGGGGGATCGGAATTTCATCCCATGCCCGCTACAGGATCGCGACGCCCACCAGCCGGTTTGCCATGCCCGAAGGGGGCATCGGGTTTTTCTGCGATGTTGGAGTCAACGCCATTCTCTATAAGACCACCGAGGCGCGGGCGCTGGCCTTCCTGCTTTCGGGGCAGACGGTGGGGGCGGCAGATGCGATTGCGCTCGGTCTTACCGATACGGTGGTGCCCGAGGACGCGCTGGCCGGCCTGCGAGCGCGTGTTATCGAAGCGGCGCAGGCGGGTGATCCCGATACGGCGATTGCGGCGCTGATCCAGTCGGAATCGGTTGATGCAGGGCAAGCCGATTTTTGCGGACTGGCGGATTCGCTGGCTCCGATCTTTGCCGCTACGAATGCCGAAAAGATCATCGAGGGGTTGCTCGACTGGTCCGAGGATGGCGACCCGGGCGCTGCGGCGCTCCATGCATCGATTGCCCGCCATTGCCCGACCTCGCTGGTGGCCATTGTGCTCTCGCACCGGCAGGCGCGGCACAAGCGCGATGTGCGGGCCATCCTCGATGACGATCTGGCCCTGGCCCGCTACATGGCCATGCGCCCCGATTTCGCCGAAGGGGTGCGCGCGGTGCTGGTGGACAAGGACAGAGCGCCCAAATGGGCGCCCGAGCGGCTGGCCGATGTGGACACCGATGCGCTGGAGCGCGTGCTGGGGGAGGCGGAGGCGGTGGGCTAGGGCTTCCCATTTGGGGACGGTCAGACTGGCGGTCTATTTAAGATCAAAAGATCTAAATGAAGCCGACGGCTTTCGTCCTGCCGATAAGCTGTAAAATCGAGTTGACTATATAACAAGTTCTCTATATAGAGAGAACGTTCTAAAGTGAATGGATTTCCGATTTTGCTCGACCAAGCCTTTGCCGCCCTTGCTGATCCGACGCGCCGTGCCATCATCGCGCAATTGGCTGATGGTGAGGCAACGGTTCAGGATCTGGCACGACCCTTCTCCATCAGCCAGCCAGCGATTAGCCGTCACCTCAAGGTATTGGAGGAGGCAGGG
Protein-coding regions in this window:
- a CDS encoding enoyl-CoA hydratase/isomerase family protein, with the translated sequence MDEISTSIEGACGVIRLTRPKAINALSADMIGAVRYALDEWDENEDVRAVLIEGEGEKGLCAGGDVRRTREMAMAGETRTVFSFFADEYDMNGLIATYRKPIVAFQHGIVMGGGIGISSHARYRIATPTSRFAMPEGGIGFFCDVGVNAILYKTTEARALAFLLSGQTVGAADAIALGLTDTVVPEDALAGLRARVIEAAQAGDPDTAIAALIQSESVDAGQADFCGLADSLAPIFAATNAEKIIEGLLDWSEDGDPGAAALHASIARHCPTSLVAIVLSHRQARHKRDVRAILDDDLALARYMAMRPDFAEGVRAVLVDKDRAPKWAPERLADVDTDALERVLGEAEAVG